The stretch of DNA CCGTCCCCCAGGGACAGACAGCCATGGCTTCAGGTGGATCTGGGCAGAAAGTATCGGCTGAGGGCCATCGCCACTCAAGGGACCTTCAACTCATATGACTGGGTCACCAAGTACGCTCTGCTGTATGGAGACCGACCGGACTCTTGGACTCCATATGTAATGAAAGGAGGAAACCAAGTAGGTATCGCTGTGGTAGGAAGGCTGCAGTGGTGCATGGAGCGCCATGACGACAGGAGTTATATGAGGAGAAACTGTAATCTTGAGACttgttgtttcctgttgtcACTGGCACAGATGCAAAGACAGCACTGCGTTttctctctcacctctcacaAATCTAATCTAATCACGAGTTCGTCAACACTCCTGTGGTGACGATGCCATTGCGGTGACTCAGTAAGTCACTCCTCGGTTTCCTGCTTCAATTTAATTGCAGACTCTGCCTGGGAACTGGAATTATTATCAAATCAAGAGGAATGTCTTCCATTACGCCTTCACAGCGAAACATATTCGTCTGATTCCCCTGGCCTGGAACACGGAAAATGGGGGGAAGATCGGCGTTCGGCTGGAGCTGTTTGGCTGTTCTTATGGTAAAAAGGACTGAAAGACATTCTGGAAGATTTACTGTATGTGACCCGCACTCAGGGACAATAATATTACCATTCAGTTGTATTATATAATATGCCATTAGAGCTAAAGTGCCAGATATGCTGTAATATATTCTTAGTTATCAGATGAACAGGGACAATGTCACCTTCGTCATATTTAGGAAACCATAAAGCCTTTAAACGACACCATAACCACAGCTCTTTATGTTTTTATACTCTCTTACCAACATCGTGCTACGTTTGAGTGATTAGGACTGAAATGTCGCCATCTTGTCTGCAGACTCCTACGTGCTACAGTACAACGGAGATGACTCAGTGGTGTACATGTACCCAGGAAAGAGGTCCCGTACGCTCCAGGACCATATCGCCATAAACTTTAAAACTCTGGAGCAGGATGGGGTCTTGTTACACAGTGAGGGGATCCAGGGAGACCTTTTCACCCTGGAACTCAAGAGGGGCCGTCTTTACCTCCACATCAGCCTGGGTACAGAGGAATAATATCCACCATAAATCAAAAATATTGTCATTGTACTTTGTGTAAAGGAAATATATCCTTGCTCTGGCCTCTGCTTTACAGGAAGCAGTGTAATCCACAAAGTTGATGGCCGGATTACACTGTCTGCTGGAAGCCTTCTCGATAATCTGCACTGGCACTACGTCACGATAAAACGCTATGGGCGACAGGTGAACTTTACTGTGGACAGTCAGACGGTGACGGGCATCTGCAACGGGGAGTTCACACACCTGGATCTGGATACACAGGTACACGCCTGTGCTCCATTCACATGCCTGGAGCTGTACCATCAATTGAAGACTAAATCCAAGTGTAACAGGTCCCCGTTACCTTTCTCTTAGTTGTATGTTGGAGGCGTCATAGAGCAAAATCTGCCTCACTTGCCCTCAACCCCAAATTTCCGGGGCTGCCTGGAGAACGTTTTCATCAATGGAGTCAACGTCATTGACAAGGCCCGGAGAGAAGACCCTGAAATCCGGATCCCAGGAAAGGTAAAACATGCCTGTCATAACTGCATTACCGTATCTACATCGACGCAACGATACCtaatggaaaatgttttttttttatcttcttccagaaaaaaatgcattttgccTGCAGGGATATTTTGCTCAAACCAATGACCTTTGCGGGGCCGAACAACTACCTGCAGGTACCGGGCTTTTTCAGGAGGCCCCGTATGTTTGTCAAGTTCAAGTTCCGCTCCTGGGACTACACGGGGCTTCTTATGTTCACGCGGTTTGCTGACGACCTGGGTGCACTCGAGCTCGGCCTAAGTGAGGGACAAATTAATGTCACCATATTCCAGCCTGGCAAGAAGAAGCTTCAGTTCGGAGCAGGTGGGTTTACGGAGCTCTTAATCCCGACATCGTGACAGAATTGTCCTAGTGGGGTTTAGCCATTGTTACACAGTCTCTCGTTGATTTTGGACTTTCCTGATGGTGTCAgagaaacagtgtgtgtgtgtgtgtgtgtgtgttaaatctCCAGGTTACAGGTTAAATGACGGCTACTGGCATACAGTGGATTTGGCGGCGAGAGACAACCTGTTGACCCTCACAATTGACGAGGAAGAGGGCTCCCCCCTCAAAATCACCAATCCTTTCACAATCCGGACGGGGGACCGCTACTTTTTCGGAGGTGAGGCGCTGGCTTAAAACAGCTCTTGGCGATTCAAAAATACCAattggtttgtgtttgtcttcctgTGGTCAGGTTGTCCACAAACCAATAACACAGTAAGGAAGTGTGAAACTAAGCTGAACCGCTTCCATGGATGCATGCAGCACATCTTCATCGACAACGAACAACTGGACATCGATATCATACTTCAGCGACAGTGGGGGCGCTATGCTGAGCTGTTGTTGGGCACGTGCGGCATTACAGACAGGTGTGGCTATTGAGGTTTCCTTAAACGGGGTGCAGATGAGTTTAAATtcgtttaattttttttatgctCACATCCACAGGTGCAGTCCAAATCCATGCGAGCACGAAGGCAGGTGCATCCAGTCCTGGGACgactttatttgtttgtgtgagaATACAGGTTATAAAGGAGAAGTGTGCCACATGTGTAAGTGCCGACCGGTAATCTCGCCACCATAAGGCTTTTATTTACACGCTCTAATTCATGTTTTCACTGTCATCTGATCAAACAGCTGTTTATAAAGAGTCCTGTGAGGCGTACAGATTAAGCGGCAAGTACTGGTCAGGGAACTACACGATCGATCCGGATCTCAGTGGGCCATTGAAACCGTTTGAAGTGTATTGCAAAATGAAATGTAAGTTCTCTCCCAATATGTGAAATTCAGCTGATCGATATCTTTAAATGGATCTTTTGTTGCTTTGCAAGAGCTGAACGGTAAAATCTGGCTCCTTTTAAGTACTTGTTCACCGACAGTGCTGACTACCATGTTACAGCCTATAAAAGTTGGACGGTGATCATGCACGACCGTGTGGCCGGCACCTCGGTGACTGGCACTTCCATAGAGCAGCCATATATAGGCAACGTCAACTACTGGAACGCCTCCTGGGACGAAGTCTCTGCTCTGGCCAACACCTCCACGTACTGCGAGCAGTGGATTGACTACTCTTGCTACAAGTCCCGTCTCCTCAACACACCCGGTAAGTTAGATTTACCCgtgcgcatgtgcgtgtgtgcgtgcaacTAACCGCTTATAACACGGTATGCTGTGTAAAACCAGACGGGAGACCATTTGGCTATTGGATTGGTCGTGATAATGTCAGCCATTATTACTGGGGAGGAACCTTCAGGGAGGTCCAAATGTGCGGCTGCGCCATCAACCAAAGCTGCACCGACCCAAGGTTTCAGTGCAACTGTGATGCTGACTACAGACAATGGTGAGAGGAGGCCTGGGTCTGTTCTGCTGAGCGTGGAGGTCAACTGACCCAAATGCGCTGTGCTTTTAGGTACTCGGATAAGGGTTACTTGGACTTTAGAGACCACCTGCCTGTGAGGAGGGTGGTCGTGGGAGACACAAACAGGACTGGATCCGAAGCAAAGTTCTACGTTGGGCCCCTCCGTTGCCACGGCGACAGTgattttacacacacatgcatacctAATAAATGCTGATTTTCAAGTTTTGAAGGGTCTTTGACATATTCGAACACGGGTTTTCCACAGGAAACATCTGGAACACGATCGCCTTTGTCAAGCCCACCTACATAACCTTTCCTACCTTCAGACCCGGCTCCAGCGCCGACATTTCCTTCCACTTCAAAACCTATCGAAGCCACGGCGTCTTCTTGGAGAACTCTGACGATCAACTTCGAAACTTCATCAGAATAGAACTAAACAGTGAGTAAAAACCGTTATCCTTTAGGGTGCTCTATCTGTCCTTCTCTACTCAATGCTGCATAATAATGCcgtattttgtatttttgtccTTCAGCCACCCATAACCTCGTGTTCATATTCATGGTCGGGGATGGAATCCTCAATGCTACACTAAATTCCCCGGTACCGCTCAATGACAACGAGTGGCACTTTGTTCAGGCAGAGATTAATGTGAAACTGGCTCGGATCAAGGTTGATTATCAGCCCTGGGCTGTTAGACGTTTCCCGGGTCAGACCTTTGTCACCATGGAGTTCACACATCCTCTCTTAGTAGGTCGGTGGTGTGACATTTCTAATTCAAAATGAGGGTGTATACAGTTGAGTTGCCCTTTCTGGGAGGGAAAAATCACCGCTGATGATGTTTTACAGGTGCAGCCAACCGTACTCTGAGACCTTTCTTAGGTTGCCTCCGGGGGTTACGCATGAACGGCGTTCCTCTCGATCTGGAGGGTAAAGTCAACGAGGAGCAGGGTATAAGGAGGAACTGCACCGGGCAGTGCCTCAATGCGACCATACCCTGCCGAAACAGTGGGCAGTGCATCGAAGGCTACGCGTCCTACACCTGCGATTGTAACAACACTGCTTTTGATGGCTTTTACTGCCATAAAGGTGAGTCCGCGCACGCTTGTCTGGGCTGCTTCAGAACCACAGAAGCTGTCGCATCCCGACTGTAATACAGAACAATGGGACATCTCTGCTCCTCTAGTTTCACAATTCTTCTTTTCTCAGACATTGGGGCCTATTTTGAGCTTGGCTCTTGGTTGAGGTACAACATACGAAAGAAGCCGGTGTCAGACGAAGCGGCGTGGGCCAACTGGATCGACCCGCACTACGACAACTTCAGCCTGGGCTACAATGATACGGCAGATGACATCGAGTTCAGCTTCAGCACCGTCTACAAGCCAGCTGTGTTACTCTACATCAGCTCCTTTGTGCAGGACTACATCGCTGTTATCCTCACAACAGAGGGTAAGAGCAGAGTTGGCATTTTCAGAAATTTACagaaataattctcttcaacaACCGGAACAGAAACCCGACCTCGGTTGACGTCGCGCAGTTACTGGGTCGGTTAAACCAGCGAAGCGTACGCTCACGATGCCTTTCAATGCATCTGCTTCCACAGGGACCGTAGATCTGCGCTATAAACTGGGGCTCATAACACACAAGTACCAGCTGACTAACCGAAACCTGGCAGATGGATTCCCACATTACATCAACATCACCAGACataacagaaccatcaaaacgCAGGTTCATGCTCTCACTGCTCACACGCTGTAATATTTGCTTCTTTACCATGCTAATTTCAATAATAATACGATTGGTCCTTCAGTCGCAGGGAGCTTTCAGGCTTGTAGAAAGTCAGTAAACAGGGTGAACACCCCTCAAAGGTTTCCATCATGACTTATTCTGTGGTGTTTAAAGGTGGATTACATGGAGCCCGCAGTGGAAAAGATAACCTTGGTGGAGGATGCTAGGTTTGATTCTCCAAAGTCCATGTTTCTCGGCAGAGTCATGGGTAACGTCCTAACTTACCACTCGTTGCTGGATGTGTTCTATTTAGCAGTTATTAAGCTGATCCTCTCATTattttcatctcctccttcagagctCGGTGACATTGACTATGACATTCAGAAGCACAACGCCCCCGGCTTCATCGGCTGTATATCTGGGGTGCGATACAACGTTTATGCCCCTTTAAAGGCTTTCTTCCGTCCAAACGAAACAGACCCTCCTGTAACCACGCAAGGCTACATTTCTGAGTCGGTATGTGGTGCTTTCCCTCCTGTGCTGGGTTATGTACCATGGGAGGCAGACCCGTGGTTTACTGGCATAGGTGAGTATATATGTCCCATaatgcatcacttcctgttaatTACTGCACAAGTCTTTGTCTTCATACACATAtttggttatttttatttcagagtATTTCTATATCCACGATGACATTGGACTGTTTTGGTTAACAGGTACGATTTAAAGAGATTTTCTTTATATTGTCCAGTTGAACATTGATCCATATGCACAAATATTATCCCAGTTTTAActtgcagcatttaaaaaaaacgacCAGTCATGTGatcttttgctttttaaaaaaacccaaaaaaaacctcacctgTTCTCAGATGCATGACACAGGTCTGCACGAGCAGACGGAACTTCGTGTTCCTTTTTTACTGAAATCCTTTAATCCTAAATTCAACCATGGCTGTCGGATGCCAGTATAAGCTTATAACGTTTATTCAGGATGACTGATTACATGTGGGGCTTTGTAAGATATTAACATTATCCTTTATTGAATTAGCTATGAAGGGCAGCAGATAAGTGGTGCGCGTTTAAAGGCTCCGATTATCTTTCAGCGAaagtgttaaaaaacaaaacatttttttcttcaggggacatttttttgattttgttaGTGTTTAGACCACAGTGGGATTAAACTGCAGTACAGACAGTCTGAAACCATGAGCAGATCAGCCATATTTAGGCTGCATCCTCCCAGCTTAGCTTACATCACTGATAAATGCCTTGGTTTCAGAGATCCGGGGTGGATTCTGGGGTGTTGTGCTAGCGCACGACATCGCTTGTTAGCATCCCGACAATGGGCCACCTGGTCACCGCCTTTTCTGAAGCACCGCTCAGAAGTTAttacacaaatgtgtgtttcattCCTTTCAGCTGAAATGTTGACTGTGCTATTTCTGCTCTTTAGTCGTAGCcatcctggctctgctgctgctctttggaGGTCTGTACAGCATCTATGTCTATGCGTATCAACAGAAGGGCAGCTACCGCACGAATGAACCCAAGAACCTGGGctcccccagcagctccaggccgCTGACTGAGAcactgaggagagaaaaaaagaacctcCCAGAAattgaagaggaattcaggagtGGCTAGCGTCACAACATTGGGGATAGTGGGTTGGGTTTTGCGTGAGGGATGGTGGGTGGGGAAATAACGCTTATATACCCGTTTTCTACATTGGTTCTTCtcttttgtcatgtttttgggtttattttctttcctcagCTGGTTGAGATCTGATGCCTGGTGCTCTACATAGTATATGTTGGTTGGTATGGGTTCAAAGTTCAAGCCACACGTTGCGTGAGTAGCCAACAAGTCTCACACTGCATTGCAGGGTGAAATACTAAAGTGCCTCACCTGAGCAAGCTTGACCTGAATTCACCATATTAGCTTCTTCTAGGGTTTCAACACTGTGTGGACAGGATTTTATGGGATGCTTAAATATATATGGAACATCAATTTAAGGCTGCTTTTGAGTCTACATATATCTTACAAAAAATGCCATTTACCTGCGACCCTATTAAGGGATGAAGCTGTCACTAATGGgcagatggatagatggatggatggattgatggttGGGTATTGCCTATTTAAAGAGAAACAACT from Takifugu flavidus isolate HTHZ2018 chromosome 18, ASM371156v2, whole genome shotgun sequence encodes:
- the cntnap1 gene encoding contactin-associated protein 1 → MTCKTLTICLLFWGFQHCLSRECVDPLVSGLYASSFLASSRYNFLYSANFAKLYGSSGWSPSPRDRQPWLQVDLGRKYRLRAIATQGTFNSYDWVTKYALLYGDRPDSWTPYVMKGGNQTLPGNWNYYQIKRNVFHYAFTAKHIRLIPLAWNTENGGKIGVRLELFGCSYDSYVLQYNGDDSVVYMYPGKRSRTLQDHIAINFKTLEQDGVLLHSEGIQGDLFTLELKRGRLYLHISLGSSVIHKVDGRITLSAGSLLDNLHWHYVTIKRYGRQVNFTVDSQTVTGICNGEFTHLDLDTQLYVGGVIEQNLPHLPSTPNFRGCLENVFINGVNVIDKARREDPEIRIPGKKKMHFACRDILLKPMTFAGPNNYLQVPGFFRRPRMFVKFKFRSWDYTGLLMFTRFADDLGALELGLSEGQINVTIFQPGKKKLQFGAGYRLNDGYWHTVDLAARDNLLTLTIDEEEGSPLKITNPFTIRTGDRYFFGGCPQTNNTVRKCETKLNRFHGCMQHIFIDNEQLDIDIILQRQWGRYAELLLGTCGITDRCSPNPCEHEGRCIQSWDDFICLCENTGYKGEVCHMSVYKESCEAYRLSGKYWSGNYTIDPDLSGPLKPFEVYCKMKSYKSWTVIMHDRVAGTSVTGTSIEQPYIGNVNYWNASWDEVSALANTSTYCEQWIDYSCYKSRLLNTPDGRPFGYWIGRDNVSHYYWGGTFREVQMCGCAINQSCTDPRFQCNCDADYRQWYSDKGYLDFRDHLPVRRVVVGDTNRTGSEAKFYVGPLRCHGDRNIWNTIAFVKPTYITFPTFRPGSSADISFHFKTYRSHGVFLENSDDQLRNFIRIELNTTHNLVFIFMVGDGILNATLNSPVPLNDNEWHFVQAEINVKLARIKVDYQPWAVRRFPGQTFVTMEFTHPLLVGAANRTLRPFLGCLRGLRMNGVPLDLEGKVNEEQGIRRNCTGQCLNATIPCRNSGQCIEGYASYTCDCNNTAFDGFYCHKDIGAYFELGSWLRYNIRKKPVSDEAAWANWIDPHYDNFSLGYNDTADDIEFSFSTVYKPAVLLYISSFVQDYIAVILTTEGTVDLRYKLGLITHKYQLTNRNLADGFPHYINITRHNRTIKTQVDYMEPAVEKITLVEDARFDSPKSMFLGRVMELGDIDYDIQKHNAPGFIGCISGVRYNVYAPLKAFFRPNETDPPVTTQGYISESVCGAFPPVLGYVPWEADPWFTGIEYFYIHDDIGLFWLTVVAILALLLLFGGLYSIYVYAYQQKGSYRTNEPKNLGSPSSSRPLTETLRREKKNLPEIEEEFRSG